Sequence from the Bremerella volcania genome:
TCTTCTTCATGACGGAAGAAGGCGTCGACAATATCAGGATCGAAGTGGGCACCGCTTCCCTCGCGAATGATTTGGCAAGCCTTCTGGTGACTGAAGGCTTCCTTGTACACGCGTGCCGTAGTCAGGGCATCGTAGACGTCTGCCACCGCGACAATACGGCCACAAAGAGGAATTTCTTCTCCTTTGAGACCGTAAGGATAGCCACTGCCGTCGTATTTCTCGTGATGCGAGCAAGCAATATCACGTGCGAAACGCAAGTAGGCGGCTTCGGGCTGTTCTCGCACGGCGGCATCCAAAGTATGGAAACCTACGAGTGTATGCTGCTTCATGATCTCGAACTCTTCCGCTGTCAGTTTGCCCGGCTTGAGCAGCACGTGATCCGGGATGCCAACCTTTCCGATATCATGCAGGGGACTGGTCAGGTAAATCGTCCTCACGTAATCCGCATCAACGACATCGGCATACTTTGGCTGTTGCGAGAGATCTTCAGCCAGAAGTCGCGAGTATTCCCGCATTCGCTCCAGGTGAGCGCCTGTTTCTGGATCGCGTGATTCGGCAAGCTTGGCCAATGCGAATATGATCACGTTGCGGCTTTCGAGCGACACAATTCGATTGGCCGCGCGGAGCCGAATGTGAAGTTCTTCAGGGTCGAATGGCTTCGTAATAAAGTCGTCGGCACCCGCCCTCAGTCCACTCACGAGGTTGTGTTGGCGATCGAGCGAAGTCAGTAGAATGAAATAAACGTATCCACTCAAAGGACGTTGGCGAACGCGTCGACAAAGTTCGACCCCAGACATCCCCGGCATTTGCCAGTCGGACAATACAATGCGGAAATCTCCCTGATAGATCATCTCCAGGGCTTCATTCCCATCTCGTGCGGTTTCAACAGGAATTCCAAGCGCACTAAGAACGTCACTCAGCATCCCCAGGCACGCTGGATCATCATCTACCAGTAGGATCGGCGATTGGCTGGTATCTCGATCGTGAATGATCATTAACTTCCCCCGGACCGATGTTGCGATATGAGTTGGCTCAATCGGCAACATTCGTCACGAATATCAGCAAGAGATGCTTCGTCGTAGTTCAAATCTTCTTCTTCCGCTTGTCTTTCCAAGTGCATCGCATACCCTGCCAGGCGATCCGCGGAAACGGTTAAGGAAGTCCCTTTGATGCGATGGGCAATCCGCGCAACTTCTTGCGAGTTCAGCTTTTCAACCGCCTCTTCTAGAGACTCTAGATCGTCTGCCAAGGAATCTTGAAATCGATTCAGGGCCTTCTCGACGAGATCGAGACGACCAATACATCGTGACTTCAAAGTTTCCCAATTGATCGACTGTTCTTCAGCCGGCGCGTGCGTTTGCTGCAAGCTCATCAACTGCCTCCCAGGGACGTAACCTATGCACTGAGAAAAGTTTGCGGAGTGCAAAAACGGGATATCTTCCGAAAGATAGGTTACATTTCTCCGAGGGTCAAAACGCATGGCCTCTGGCCGATCAACTGGCGGAACATCGGGAACAACCCGCATAACACCTTCGGATACCACCAGATAGCGTAGCGCATAACACGCAAGCGCCCAGAATTTGACTCTAATACCGAATCTGGACTCCCATCACCAATGAGTGGGCACTGATGCGGTGCGAGATGGTGTCATTGGCACCAAACGGTGGGGAAGGAGCCGGCCCTGAAACCGACGAATCAACCAAATACACATACGCGAGATTCAGTTCGACTCCATCGGTCAGCAAACACCCGGCCCCCAGTGCAATGTTATGCGTTTGAATCAGTGGGTTGGCGACATTCGTGAAGACGTCTTCCGAGCCGATCGGGTTCTGGTTGAAGTTATACCCAGCCCGCAGTTTCCACAGATCGCTTAGCTGGTATTGGGCTCCAATCGCACCGGCGAACACGTTGTCCCATCCGAGGTCACGAAAACCCTGCGTATTGGCATAATCGAAATAACGTGCATCTGCAGCAAAGACCCAACGTTCCCATCCGTAGTATGCCAGGCCCGTGGAAAGAATCATGGGATAGTCGAGATCAAAGCGAACGACCCCTGACGGCGTAAAGAAGCGGAACTGTTCAAACCATTGGGTGCTTTTGATTGTGAAACCAGCTCGCCAGCAACTGGGACTGGCGTAATAGATGCCCCCTTGGATACCCCCGCCCCAGTGAACGCGATTGCCGGACCCCGCCGTGCTGGTGGGTGTAATTGCCGAAGGTCCAAGCGGATCGAACTGCATGCGGGCAGCAGTAATCGTTGGTGCCACGCCGATCGACCAACACTCGCCCAATCGTAGTGACATGGTTGGTGCGATCTGCATGATTTCCGCGTCGGCGAAAACAGGGCCGGATGCCAGAAGCGGATTACTTGCATCCATAGGCATGTTGTTTCGGAAACCACCAATCCCATAGACTCCCATGCCAATGGTCAGCGGAGTTCCTTCC
This genomic interval carries:
- a CDS encoding HD-GYP domain-containing protein; this translates as MIIHDRDTSQSPILLVDDDPACLGMLSDVLSALGIPVETARDGNEALEMIYQGDFRIVLSDWQMPGMSGVELCRRVRQRPLSGYVYFILLTSLDRQHNLVSGLRAGADDFITKPFDPEELHIRLRAANRIVSLESRNVIIFALAKLAESRDPETGAHLERMREYSRLLAEDLSQQPKYADVVDADYVRTIYLTSPLHDIGKVGIPDHVLLKPGKLTAEEFEIMKQHTLVGFHTLDAAVREQPEAAYLRFARDIACSHHEKYDGSGYPYGLKGEEIPLCGRIVAVADVYDALTTARVYKEAFSHQKACQIIREGSGAHFDPDIVDAFFRHEEEIVDINQRLNDASVCPELPQMSPSVTFPTGPVPTAN
- a CDS encoding Hpt domain-containing protein; this encodes MSLQQTHAPAEEQSINWETLKSRCIGRLDLVEKALNRFQDSLADDLESLEEAVEKLNSQEVARIAHRIKGTSLTVSADRLAGYAMHLERQAEEEDLNYDEASLADIRDECCRLSQLISQHRSGGS
- a CDS encoding OmpP1/FadL family transporter, producing MALLSYPGRFVLILVLVVATSSMAYGQGIAVTGVGPVNRSMGGAGTAAPLDAIGALHWNPASISYLEQSEVSFGMEGLLADIELSSTVSGTTNTTNGEAGVAIIPAVGWVDHLEGTPLTIGMGVYGIGGFRNNMPMDASNPLLASGPVFADAEIMQIAPTMSLRLGECWSIGVAPTITAARMQFDPLGPSAITPTSTAGSGNRVHWGGGIQGGIYYASPSCWRAGFTIKSTQWFEQFRFFTPSGVVRFDLDYPMILSTGLAYYGWERWVFAADARYFDYANTQGFRDLGWDNVFAGAIGAQYQLSDLWKLRAGYNFNQNPIGSEDVFTNVANPLIQTHNIALGAGCLLTDGVELNLAYVYLVDSSVSGPAPSPPFGANDTISHRISAHSLVMGVQIRY